In the genome of Candidatus Binatia bacterium, the window GGCCACTGCAACAATGTCGCCGGGCACAGCCACTCCCACACCGGTTTGCTTCTTCCCAGTTAGTTTCAACAAGTGGCCAATCCGCTCCCGCACATCCCGGCTCGTGTTCAGCACGGCAGTATCGGGACCCAACTTGCCCGAGATCACTCGCAGCATCGACAGGCGACCCGCAAAGGGGTCGACCACTGTCTTGAACACGATAGCCGAAAACGGCTCGTTCACGTCCGGCAAGCGCTCGATCTCCACACCGAGTTTAGGATCCTTGCCAACCTGTTTTCCTTGCTCGATGGCGGATCCGAGGTAGCGGACCATCGCTTCCAACAATGCTTGCGCACCGATGCCCTTGACTCCGGAGCCACAAAGCACGGGCACAAAGCGGCGCGCCAATGTGCCCAACTTCAAGGCCTGAGCCAATTCTTCGTCCGTGAGTGTGCCGTTTTCCAAGTAACGCTCGGTAAATTCGTCGCTTGCGTCGGCCGCAAGTTCGATCAGCAGCTCGCGCGCCTTGTTTGCCTCGGAAGCGAGTTCCGCGGGAATTGGCTCCTCGCGCACAGCATTGTCCCCGCCTTGCACGAGCGCCTTCATGCTCAAGAGGTCCACCACTCCGCGAAACGACTCCGCGCTGCCCAAGGGCAACTGTACAGGCACAGGTTTCGCCCCGAGGATTTTTTTCATGTCCTCGACGGCAGCCTGAAAGTCGGCGTTTTCCCGGTCCATGCGCGTCACAAAGGCCACCACCGGCAACCCTAGCTCTTGTGCGCGAGCCCACACTTTTTCCGCCTCCACGCGCAGCTCGCCGGCAGCCGGCGCGAGCACGAGGATCGCGCCCGTACAAGCACGCATGGACAGGAGCGTGTCCGCCAGGAAATTGGAGTAACCAGGCATGTCCAACAGGTGGATGGAATGTTTCTTCCACCCGAAGTGATACACCGCCGTGCTCAAGGAAATTTTGCGTCGGATTTCTTCGGGCTCGAAGTCAAAATTCGAGGTGCCATCGTCGACCCGGCCCAGTCGGTTGACGACTTCAGCCGCAAACAGCAACGCATCGGCCACCGAAGTCTTACCCACACCGCCTTGTCCAATCACGCCAATGCTGCGCACCAAGCTGACATCTTCTGCCATGGCCGTTCATCCTTTCTCTTTGTTGCGTTCGTACAGCAGGCGAAGCCCCTGCAAGGTTAAAAACGGGTCCACCTCGTCGATGGTCTCTGACTCGGGAGCAATG includes:
- the fusA gene encoding elongation factor G — translated: MAEDVSLVRSIGVIGQGGVGKTSVADALLFAAEVVNRLGRVDDGTSNFDFEPEEIRRKISLSTAVYHFGWKKHSIHLLDMPGYSNFLADTLLSMRACTGAILVLAPAAGELRVEAEKVWARAQELGLPVVAFVTRMDRENADFQAAVEDMKKILGAKPVPVQLPLGSAESFRGVVDLLSMKALVQGGDNAVREEPIPAELASEANKARELLIELAADASDEFTERYLENGTLTDEELAQALKLGTLARRFVPVLCGSGVKGIGAQALLEAMVRYLGSAIEQGKQVGKDPKLGVEIERLPDVNEPFSAIVFKTVVDPFAGRLSMLRVISGKLGPDTAVLNTSRDVRERIGHLLKLTGKKQTGVGVAVPGDIVAVAKLKETFTGDTLADEKAPIVYPRDTLPPPAISFAIEPKSKGDEEKATQALQKMIEEDPSLELHRDPQTRELILSGVDQLHLEVVIERLKRKYGAEVELKAPKVPYKETIKGRAKAQGKLKKQTGGRGQYGDTWLEVEPLPRGAGFEFVDKIVGGVVPRQYIPAVEKGVREAMAEGFLAHYPMTDIRVTLYDGSYHEVDSSELAFKIAASLGFKNAVAQAKPVLLEPIMSMEITVPDECMGDVIGDLNARRGKVLGVDAKPGSQVIKALVPLAEVLRYSPDLRSMTSGRGSFTMAFSHYEEVPPHLTEKIIKEAEAMRAQKQHA